In Rhodomicrobium lacus, the following proteins share a genomic window:
- a CDS encoding site-specific integrase gives MLFVNRPMQRVGSSLIQFRKRVPDDVLKVAKGKLVTISLPPEDTDGDPILVNVTIGPDIRFSLRTRDPALAKIRNAAATEQLGRAFNAFLRGAQPLTKKQRIALSGLLYKAFADNLEDDPGDPEIWKRVQEANEYALKGKLLTIDTFPGEGRLRLLDERFGALVDAILRREGIVTDVLSRRFLLEEAGHAINEAARKLQRNAEGDYSPDPVAARFPAWEGAQPQRAAPLSSSSRPSSLTFEKLLSVWEREGDKSPSTKQAFRSVVKAFSSHLGHAEPARVTKDDVRAWRDTLLEKGLSAKTINGTYLAHIQALYRLAKREDLIDFDPVDGTKVRMKKKAGTAMKPYSDEEVSQILAFADKETASALHWVPWILALTGARVGEIAQLWGEHIKQIDGVAVLTLTLTEDGGTVKTAASERDVPIHPALIERGFLDFVKSRGSGPLFYGGKLGRARPRKNETAAHASKGTANRVREWIRGKGFNDPRKAPNHAFRHWFKSACVKAGILESVADAIQGHVGKRGEADTYRHFDLATLREAILKIKVPRQPAS, from the coding sequence ATGCTATTTGTGAACCGTCCGATGCAGCGAGTCGGCTCTTCTCTCATCCAGTTCCGCAAGCGCGTTCCCGACGACGTTCTGAAGGTCGCCAAGGGAAAACTTGTCACGATATCGCTTCCACCCGAAGACACAGACGGCGATCCTATCCTCGTGAATGTCACGATTGGCCCCGACATCCGATTCTCCCTGCGCACACGCGATCCAGCTCTCGCGAAGATCAGGAATGCAGCCGCCACGGAACAGTTGGGCCGCGCATTCAACGCATTCCTGCGGGGCGCGCAGCCACTCACCAAGAAACAACGCATCGCGCTCTCGGGGCTCCTATACAAAGCTTTCGCGGACAATCTCGAAGACGACCCCGGCGACCCCGAAATCTGGAAACGCGTGCAGGAGGCCAACGAATACGCGCTGAAGGGAAAACTACTGACGATCGATACCTTCCCCGGTGAGGGGCGTTTGCGGTTGCTTGATGAGCGTTTCGGCGCCCTCGTGGATGCCATACTGCGACGTGAAGGGATCGTTACCGATGTCTTGAGCCGGAGGTTTCTCCTTGAGGAGGCCGGGCACGCAATCAACGAGGCGGCGAGAAAGCTTCAAAGGAACGCAGAAGGCGACTATTCGCCGGACCCCGTAGCTGCCAGATTTCCGGCATGGGAAGGAGCTCAACCACAAAGAGCCGCGCCACTGTCCTCCTCTTCGCGTCCATCGTCCCTTACATTCGAAAAATTACTGTCAGTGTGGGAGCGTGAGGGCGACAAGTCTCCAAGTACGAAACAGGCCTTTCGATCCGTCGTGAAAGCATTCTCGAGCCATTTGGGCCATGCTGAACCGGCGCGCGTAACCAAGGACGATGTGAGAGCTTGGCGCGACACCCTTCTCGAGAAAGGGCTATCTGCGAAGACGATCAACGGGACTTATCTTGCACACATTCAGGCTCTTTATCGCCTCGCCAAGAGGGAGGACTTGATCGACTTCGACCCCGTCGATGGCACAAAGGTGCGCATGAAGAAGAAGGCGGGGACTGCAATGAAGCCCTACAGCGATGAGGAAGTCTCGCAAATCCTGGCTTTCGCGGACAAGGAGACCGCTTCAGCGTTGCACTGGGTTCCTTGGATTCTCGCTCTGACCGGCGCCCGTGTCGGCGAAATCGCCCAACTTTGGGGCGAGCACATCAAGCAGATCGACGGCGTTGCCGTATTGACTCTCACGCTTACCGAAGATGGCGGGACCGTGAAGACAGCAGCGTCTGAACGCGATGTTCCGATCCATCCAGCGCTCATCGAACGCGGCTTTTTGGACTTTGTAAAATCGCGTGGCAGCGGGCCGCTTTTCTACGGCGGAAAGCTCGGAAGAGCCCGTCCGAGGAAAAACGAAACGGCAGCTCATGCCTCGAAGGGGACTGCCAATCGTGTCCGTGAGTGGATCAGGGGCAAAGGCTTCAACGATCCTCGAAAGGCGCCTAACCACGCTTTTAGACACTGGTTCAAGTCAGCTTGCGTGAAGGCCGGCATCCTCGAGAGCGTTGCAGACGCCATCCAGGGCCATGTCGGAAAGCGCGGAGAAGCAGACACCTACCGGCATTTCGATCTGGCCACGCTGCGGGAGGCAATATTGAAGATCAAGGTGCCACGACAGCCCGCCAGCTAA
- a CDS encoding GIY-YIG nuclease family protein gives MAKDFTDEDDAILTALGAEAEGSKASSRTPREERIIAGFEEIQRFVEQHGRAPQHGEDRDIFERLYAVRLDQIRAKADCRVVIEPLDHQGLLAGESPTPVSVPDELDDDELLAQLGVQSETGGLTELRHVRSAEEKRAAEEIANREQCEDFNRFKPLFEEVQRQIENGERQLRPFELKAEIRPGTWFIVGGLKAYVAESGEVFTNAQGRTDARLRVIFDNGTQSNMLMRSLQRALNKDEAGRRITDPVAGPLFSSMRSEGDEASGTIYVLRSKSDHPMVSANRELVHKIGVTNMAVEQRIAGARLQPTFLMADVEVVATYELFNINRARLEHLIHRIFGPARLEIEIKDRFGQPVIPREWFLVPLFVIDEAVEKIRDGSIFNYIYDPKAASLVEGM, from the coding sequence GTGGCTAAAGATTTTACCGACGAAGACGACGCGATTCTAACCGCGCTTGGCGCCGAGGCTGAAGGGAGCAAAGCGTCGAGCCGGACACCTCGCGAAGAGCGCATCATCGCTGGCTTCGAGGAAATCCAGCGCTTCGTTGAACAGCATGGCCGCGCGCCACAGCACGGCGAGGATCGTGATATTTTTGAGCGCCTTTATGCTGTCCGCCTCGATCAAATCCGCGCGAAGGCCGATTGCCGCGTCGTCATAGAGCCCCTCGACCATCAAGGTCTTCTAGCAGGTGAGTCGCCTACTCCCGTCAGCGTCCCCGACGAACTCGACGATGACGAACTACTGGCTCAGCTTGGAGTGCAGAGCGAGACGGGCGGCCTCACGGAACTCCGCCACGTTCGCTCGGCTGAAGAAAAGCGTGCGGCTGAAGAAATCGCGAATCGAGAACAATGCGAGGATTTCAACCGCTTCAAACCGCTATTCGAGGAGGTGCAGCGCCAAATCGAAAATGGTGAACGGCAGCTCCGCCCTTTCGAGCTGAAAGCGGAAATTCGCCCTGGGACATGGTTTATCGTCGGGGGGCTGAAAGCATATGTGGCCGAATCGGGCGAAGTTTTTACAAATGCCCAAGGGCGCACAGATGCTCGATTGCGCGTTATTTTCGACAATGGCACACAGAGCAACATGCTCATGCGATCGCTTCAGCGCGCGCTGAACAAGGACGAGGCTGGCCGCCGGATTACCGATCCTGTCGCCGGGCCGCTGTTTTCCAGCATGCGGTCGGAAGGTGACGAAGCGAGCGGCACAATTTACGTTCTGCGGAGCAAGTCCGATCATCCCATGGTTAGCGCAAATCGTGAGCTCGTGCACAAGATCGGTGTTACCAACATGGCCGTCGAGCAGCGTATAGCAGGAGCGCGCCTTCAACCGACCTTTCTCATGGCTGATGTGGAAGTCGTCGCCACCTATGAGCTGTTCAACATCAACCGGGCGAGGCTTGAGCACCTGATTCATCGCATATTCGGCCCAGCCCGTCTCGAAATCGAGATCAAGGATCGCTTCGGACAGCCGGTGATCCCCCGAGAATGGTTTCTCGTTCCGCTCTTCGTTATCGACGAGGCAGTCGAAAAGATAAGAGATGGATCGATTTTCAATTATATTTATGATCCCAAAGCAGCATCCCTGGTAGAGGGTATGTAA